The genomic stretch tgttggAAATGATTTTACTGTCACTTGAACAATGTTTCTTTATAGTGCTGCTGTTAATTCCGATACACATGAACAAGTTGCTATTAAGAAGATTGGTAATGCTTTTGACAATATAGTTGATGCGAAAAGGACTTTGCGCGAAATCAAGCTTCTCCGTCACATGGATCATCAAAATGTAAGTGCGAATTATGAAACTAGACATGAATTAGTTAAGGGATTATTTAACTAAATTTCTGAAGATTACTTTCAACAGATCATTGCCATCAAGGATATCATACGACCCCCGAAAAAGGACGCGTTTAATGATGTGTACATTGTTTATGATTTGATGGACACTAATCTCCATCATATAATTCATTCTGATCAACCTCTCTGCGAAGAACATTGTCAGGTTTGCTTCTAATGATATTTTCCGACCTTAATTTCGTGTCAACTATTTGTTTTTTCCCGAGGAACTCTCGATTAGATTTGCTAAGTTCTAACATGAAGTGTTCACAAAACTCTGCAGTACTTCTTATATCAGCTGTTACGTGGGCTGAAATATGTGCACTCAGTTAATGTTTTGCACCGTGATCTTAAGCCGAGTAATTTACTAGTGAACACAAACTGTGACCTTAAAATCGGCGACTTCGGTTTGGCAAGGACAACATCTGAAACTGATTTCATGACTGAGTATGTTGTCACGAGATGGTACCGAGCTCCGGAGTTACTCCTCAATTGTTCTGAGTACACATCTGCGATTGATGTTTGGTCTGTCGGTTGCATATTTGGTGAAATCATGACCAGAGAGCCCTTGTTTCCTGGCAAAGACTATGTTCATCAACTAAGGCTTATCACAGAGGTATGGTTTTGATGTTTCCCTTTTTTAACTTCAACCGAAGCATTGCTAAGTTTCTAACCGATGTATTATTGCGTTTGAAGCTATGATAGCTCTCTTTGAAATGATATCAGGTTCCGTCTTGAATGTTGTTAATGAGTGCATATTTAAGTTAATATTAGAGTTTGTTTGTAAATTCGATGGCCAAAAGATGTGTGACACTTTTTTTTCCTTCTGCATAAAAGTTAATAGGTTCGCCCGATGATGCTAGCCTTGGATTTCTCCGAAGTGACAATGCTAGAAGATATTTTAGACAGTTTCAACAATACCGGAAGCAAAAATTCTCGTCTAGATTCCCAAACATGTTACCCGAGGCACTTGACCTGTTAGAAAAGATGCTTATCTTTGATCCAAACAAACGCATTACAGGTATTTATTATCTCTGTAGCACCGACACCTCTGAAAAAAGACATGTCTGTGTCAGTGTCAGACACTTGTGATTACGTTCAATTTATTCATTTTTGAAATTATTACTAGTGTCGACGTGTCAGTGTCGTGTCTGGTGTTTGTTTTTGTGTCAGCGCTTCATAAGTCTTGTAGAGGAGATTTATATCCGACTTGTTAAATACATTTTCTTTCATTTACTTCATGTAATCATATTTATGTAGTATTTTCATTGATTTGCAGTTGATGAGGCACTGTGTCACCCGTATCTTTCATCGCTTCACAACACGAACGAGGAGCCGGTGTGTCCAAGGCCATTCACTTTTGATTTTGATCAGCCAACATGCACTGAAGATCATATCAAGGAGCTCATATGGAAGGAATCTGTGAAGTTCAATCCAGATCCACCTTGTCAGTAATCCCTTTCTTATTTTGTATAAAATGTAACCTCTATTGCCTGTCCATCGTCGTTCAGATGATTCGCTTAAGACAGAAGCTCTTTTCCTTTGTAATCTAATCCTAAAACCAAACTACGACATGGAAAGAAACTTCTC from Lathyrus oleraceus cultivar Zhongwan6 chromosome 7, CAAS_Psat_ZW6_1.0, whole genome shotgun sequence encodes the following:
- the LOC127104236 gene encoding mitogen-activated protein kinase homolog MMK2; its protein translation is MVSRNLKCFSHYGFLNHTYPTFASFSLSCVLCVNISFHYIVPRTKVKTLCSSFNMATKESSSSASASASADTKIKRVLTHGGKYAHYNVYGNLFEVSSKYVPPIRPIGRGAYGIVCAAVNSDTHEQVAIKKIGNAFDNIVDAKRTLREIKLLRHMDHQNIIAIKDIIRPPKKDAFNDVYIVYDLMDTNLHHIIHSDQPLCEEHCQYFLYQLLRGLKYVHSVNVLHRDLKPSNLLVNTNCDLKIGDFGLARTTSETDFMTEYVVTRWYRAPELLLNCSEYTSAIDVWSVGCIFGEIMTREPLFPGKDYVHQLRLITELIGSPDDASLGFLRSDNARRYFRQFQQYRKQKFSSRFPNMLPEALDLLEKMLIFDPNKRITVDEALCHPYLSSLHNTNEEPVCPRPFTFDFDQPTCTEDHIKELIWKESVKFNPDPPCQ